In Syntrophobacterales bacterium, one genomic interval encodes:
- the dnaA gene encoding chromosomal replication initiator protein DnaA, whose product MLWNKVAKIIKEKITKQNFDTWIMPIQVRSLEEGNLCLNVPNRFFRDWLQENYLFLIREALLSVTGLNYDVEFIIADNPRKNNSPSIKTDESILDNGKTKHKQERVHKTLNSNYSFDRFIVGASNQFAHAAAVAVAEQPAKNYNPLFIYGGVGLGKTHLINAIGLKALQLFPDMNVVYVSAEVFMNDLINCIRFDKMQKFRERFRNIDCLLIDDIQFLAGKDRTQEEFFHTFNTLHDAGKQIVVTSDKFPKDIENLEGRLRSRFEWGLIADIQPPDIETRMAILEKKASENSVVLPGEVSLFLATQSESNIRELEGYLVRVSAYSSLTSRPIDIDLTKEVLKQLLYKTEKKEISIDDITKVVCSQLGVKIQDVKSNKKNKNIAEARQIAMFLAREMTNSSFPDIGEKIGGRDHSTVIYSFNKIKKKLQTDKQLIGVVEKIKKIIIKNN is encoded by the coding sequence ATGCTTTGGAATAAAGTTGCTAAAATCATAAAGGAAAAAATAACCAAGCAGAATTTCGATACATGGATAATGCCCATTCAAGTAAGATCTCTTGAAGAGGGTAATCTTTGTTTAAACGTTCCGAATCGTTTTTTTAGAGACTGGTTGCAGGAAAATTATTTATTTCTAATACGGGAAGCGCTTTTATCAGTAACTGGACTAAATTATGATGTTGAGTTTATTATTGCAGACAACCCTCGTAAAAACAACTCTCCCTCTATCAAAACTGATGAGTCAATATTGGACAACGGTAAAACAAAACACAAACAAGAACGAGTGCACAAGACGCTTAATTCTAATTATAGTTTTGACCGTTTCATTGTTGGAGCAAGCAATCAATTCGCCCACGCCGCCGCTGTTGCTGTTGCAGAACAGCCGGCAAAAAATTACAATCCTTTGTTTATATATGGCGGCGTGGGATTGGGAAAAACCCATTTAATAAATGCTATTGGTTTAAAAGCCCTTCAGCTCTTTCCAGACATGAATGTGGTATATGTCTCGGCAGAGGTTTTTATGAACGACCTGATAAATTGCATTCGCTTTGACAAAATGCAGAAATTTAGAGAAAGGTTTAGAAATATAGATTGCCTTCTTATCGATGATATCCAGTTTCTCGCCGGCAAAGACAGAACCCAGGAAGAGTTTTTTCATACATTCAATACCCTGCATGACGCTGGTAAACAAATTGTTGTTACAAGCGATAAATTTCCCAAAGATATCGAAAATTTAGAAGGAAGATTGAGGTCTCGTTTCGAATGGGGGTTAATTGCCGACATACAACCTCCGGATATCGAAACAAGAATGGCAATATTAGAAAAAAAGGCCAGTGAAAACAGCGTTGTGTTGCCAGGAGAGGTTTCTCTTTTTTTAGCAACGCAATCTGAATCCAACATCCGGGAATTAGAAGGATATCTTGTCAGGGTATCAGCATATTCCTCTTTAACCTCCAGACCTATTGATATCGATCTTACAAAAGAGGTGTTAAAGCAACTTCTATATAAAACAGAAAAAAAAGAAATATCTATTGACGACATCACAAAAGTGGTGTGTTCTCAATTAGGCGTAAAAATTCAAGACGTTAAATCAAATAAGAAAAATAAAAATATTGCAGAAGCGCGCCAGATTGCGATGTTTCTGGCAAGAGAGATGACAAATTCTTCATTTCCTGATATAGGAGAAAAGATAGGAGGAAGGGACCATTCTACGGTCATATATTCTTTTAATAAAATTAAGAAGAAATTGCAGACTGATAAACAGTTGATAGGGGTTGTGGAAAAGATAAAAAAAATTATTATTAAAAATAATTAG
- a CDS encoding AAA family ATPase codes for MRKIISVANQKGGVGKTTTAINLSASLAAAEKTTLLIDADSQGNASSGMGITPENIKDKNLYRCLIDNYPLSRAAIKTQMPHLDIIPANQDLVGVELEFISLADREKRLKNLLRNLETDYDYVIIDCPPSLGFLTVNALVASDCLLVPLQCEYFAMEGMGHLLNTMEIIRKHLNPTLYLAGILLTMYDSRNLLSRRVSDDVRSHFGELVFKTLIPRNVRLSESPSHGLPIILYDIKSRGAVSYMELAEEIINNGRM; via the coding sequence ATGAGAAAAATAATAAGCGTAGCCAATCAGAAGGGAGGGGTCGGGAAGACCACGACTGCGATAAATTTATCGGCCTCTCTGGCTGCCGCTGAAAAAACGACCTTGCTGATAGACGCGGATTCTCAGGGGAATGCCTCCAGCGGCATGGGCATAACTCCTGAAAATATAAAAGATAAAAATCTATATCGCTGTTTGATCGATAATTATCCGTTAAGCCGGGCTGCCATCAAAACTCAGATGCCGCACCTTGATATAATTCCTGCCAATCAGGATCTGGTCGGGGTCGAACTGGAGTTCATCTCTTTGGCAGACAGGGAAAAAAGACTAAAAAATCTCTTAAGAAACCTTGAAACCGATTACGATTACGTTATTATTGATTGTCCGCCCTCTCTTGGTTTTCTGACTGTCAATGCTCTGGTGGCCTCGGATTGCCTGTTGGTTCCCCTGCAATGCGAGTATTTTGCGATGGAGGGAATGGGCCATCTGCTCAACACAATGGAAATAATAAGAAAACATTTGAATCCGACGCTGTATTTGGCCGGCATTCTACTGACGATGTACGATTCGAGAAATTTACTGTCGCGACGAGTAAGTGATGATGTGCGTTCCCATTTTGGCGAACTTGTTTTTAAAACGCTTATTCCCCGGAATGTGCGCTTGTCGGAAAGTCCCAGTCACGGACTCCCCATCATTCTTTATGATATCAAGTCCCGCGGCGCCGTCTCTTATATGGAATTGGCGGAAGAAATAATCAATAACGGGAGGATGTAA
- a CDS encoding PqqD family protein: MYANKTGALLLELCNGSNTKEEITAQLAAAYDVPGARLEQDIQSFLTSMLGMSFLKRESADADTLSRFRER, translated from the coding sequence GTGTATGCCAACAAGACCGGGGCGCTGCTCTTGGAGCTTTGCAACGGCAGCAATACCAAGGAGGAGATAACGGCTCAATTGGCCGCTGCTTATGACGTTCCTGGTGCACGGCTGGAACAGGACATTCAGAGTTTTCTGACCAGCATGCTGGGAATGTCCTTTTTGAAAAGAGAATCTGCAGACGCTGATACATTGTCACGATTTCGTGAACGCTAA
- a CDS encoding ParB/RepB/Spo0J family partition protein, translating into MSRTNSLGKGLGAMFPDLINNAGDRPAFVMCGIEELTPNRFQPRSDFNDDAQKELIASIKTNGVIQPIIVRKTQNSYEIIAGERRWRAAQASGMKEVPVVIRKASDRDLAELSLVENIQREALNPIEEAKAYQVLSSDFSLSQDDISTRVGKDRSTIANTIRLLKLPAEIQKDVISKSITAGHARALLSLDRPELQLNALRTIKKRELNVRETEGLIKRLKSSQGKNDKKSSDPYIDDVQKTLSSHLLTRVKIKSGKKAGYIEIKYANPSELDRLTRYLLER; encoded by the coding sequence ATGTCGCGGACAAATTCCCTGGGCAAGGGCCTGGGCGCAATGTTTCCTGATCTAATCAACAATGCTGGAGACAGGCCGGCTTTTGTCATGTGCGGCATTGAAGAACTCACGCCCAACCGCTTCCAGCCTCGCTCGGATTTCAACGATGACGCGCAAAAAGAGTTAATAGCATCGATTAAAACAAATGGCGTTATTCAGCCGATCATCGTCCGCAAGACGCAAAACAGCTATGAGATAATAGCGGGCGAGAGGCGCTGGCGGGCGGCTCAGGCCTCTGGCATGAAAGAAGTTCCTGTTGTCATACGTAAAGCGAGCGATCGTGATTTGGCAGAACTTTCTCTTGTAGAAAACATCCAAAGAGAAGCACTCAATCCCATAGAAGAAGCAAAGGCATATCAGGTGCTTTCCAGTGATTTCTCGCTTTCCCAGGATGACATTTCCACCCGGGTAGGCAAGGACCGCTCCACAATCGCCAATACCATCCGACTGCTTAAATTGCCGGCCGAAATACAGAAAGATGTAATAAGTAAGAGCATAACCGCCGGACATGCGCGGGCGCTGCTTTCTCTGGACCGTCCCGAATTGCAGCTTAACGCCTTGAGAACCATCAAGAAAAGGGAATTAAATGTACGCGAAACGGAAGGTTTAATCAAAAGGCTTAAAAGCAGCCAAGGAAAAAATGACAAAAAATCTTCGGATCCATATATCGATGATGTGCAAAAAACATTATCATCACATCTACTTACACGTGTTAAAATAAAATCCGGGAAAAAAGCCGGGTATATAGAGATAAAATACGCCAACCCCTCAGAACTGGACCGTCTTACCCGCTACCTTCTGGAACGGTGA
- the rsmG gene encoding 16S rRNA (guanine(527)-N(7))-methyltransferase RsmG → MQYYQELLFWNRQINLISEHSAGEIIERHFIDSLTPLPLLKKENEFLLDLGSGGGFPGIPLKIMAPDLNVVLVDASRKKTSFLSHIVRILKLTEVTVIRGRIEDLAAGKEWVAKFDTVISRAALKLPQLIVFASSFLKRGGQLIALKGLAGHDEDKAAEVAALSAGMTFSGEAAAELEKNHSLKKLIVYRRL, encoded by the coding sequence GTGCAATACTATCAAGAATTGCTATTTTGGAACCGGCAGATAAATCTTATCTCCGAACATTCCGCAGGCGAGATAATAGAACGCCATTTTATCGATTCCCTGACCCCGCTTCCCTTGCTGAAGAAAGAAAACGAATTTCTCCTGGATTTGGGAAGCGGCGGCGGCTTCCCGGGGATTCCCCTGAAGATCATGGCGCCGGACCTGAATGTTGTTCTTGTCGATGCCTCAAGAAAAAAAACATCGTTTCTCTCGCATATAGTACGCATCCTGAAGCTAACCGAAGTAACGGTAATTCGAGGACGCATCGAAGACTTGGCGGCAGGGAAGGAGTGGGTGGCAAAGTTTGACACGGTGATCTCCAGGGCGGCCCTTAAACTGCCCCAACTGATTGTTTTTGCATCTTCTTTTCTGAAACGAGGTGGTCAGCTTATCGCCCTGAAAGGTCTTGCAGGGCATGACGAAGATAAGGCAGCCGAGGTCGCCGCCCTGTCCGCGGGAATGACTTTTTCAGGTGAGGCGGCAGCAGAATTAGAAAAAAATCATTCACTGAAAAAATTAATAGTTTACAGGAGATTATGA
- a CDS encoding AAA family ATPase yields MQKYPFENTPDPEFFFFSPEHEEALSRLTYGVRRNKGALLLTGAIGCGKTLLSRVFIKQMQHENIDIGLIANPSPEPLGFLSETLYQFGLNSQAATKTEMLKILNNKLMENSNKSAISLLIIDEAQTIYKETFDEIRMLLNFQMNDRYLLNLLFLGQPELREMIVGNKQLDQRIAIRYHLNPLSRSDTTRYILFRLDKAGLKKNIFSDEALETIYAYSGGVPRKINNICDLSLLIGFSLKVELIDQRIVSGIIKDSL; encoded by the coding sequence TTGCAAAAATATCCTTTTGAAAATACGCCTGACCCGGAGTTTTTTTTCTTTTCGCCAGAACACGAAGAGGCGCTCTCGCGGCTCACCTATGGAGTTAGACGCAACAAGGGCGCTTTACTGCTGACCGGAGCAATCGGCTGTGGCAAAACATTGCTAAGCCGTGTTTTCATAAAACAGATGCAACATGAAAATATTGATATCGGTCTGATTGCCAACCCCTCCCCGGAACCATTAGGTTTCCTTAGTGAAACCCTTTACCAGTTCGGTCTTAACTCACAAGCCGCAACCAAAACGGAAATGCTCAAAATCCTGAACAACAAACTGATGGAAAATTCCAACAAAAGCGCTATTTCCCTGCTCATCATTGACGAGGCTCAGACAATATACAAGGAGACCTTTGACGAGATTCGCATGCTCTTGAATTTTCAGATGAACGACCGCTATTTATTAAATTTGCTCTTCCTGGGGCAGCCAGAGTTGCGGGAGATGATAGTAGGCAATAAACAACTCGATCAGCGCATCGCCATCCGCTATCACCTCAACCCATTGAGCCGCAGCGATACGACAAGGTATATACTTTTTCGTCTGGATAAAGCGGGACTTAAAAAAAATATCTTTTCCGATGAAGCGTTGGAAACCATCTACGCATACTCTGGAGGCGTTCCTCGTAAGATAAACAATATCTGTGACTTGTCCCTGTTAATCGGTTTTAGCTTAAAAGTAGAGCTAATCGATCAGCGTATCGTCTCGGGGATCATCAAAGATTCATTATAA
- a CDS encoding HD domain-containing protein, with protein sequence MRATDTVRGQDETPKAEGDRSATPFRFSRIFGAPPPTPPDAPAVDDPTAPKNGGKTLILNNSLDTESIYSALQEYMMDVRVGIGDGAGVGLDPAIQMIAKIVDSPEVLAGINPRMLTFANEQDYYILQPIHTMIYALKIGLRLHYLRKRLTELGLAALLQNLGMFLVPDAIIGKTGSLTDEEIAAIKKHPENGRDLLLPFQKDFPAVVEAVYQHHERENGKGYPQGLKGEKIGEYAQIIGICDSYESMTHNRPQKKALLQFTSVRQLIEAKERLFAPRILKVFLDEMSLYPVGSYVKLNNGAIGRVIKTNKSQPVKPLVRIIFDGLGNRSVEEEHTDLSTSNVLNIVDVVAEWELPK encoded by the coding sequence ATGAGAGCAACCGATACCGTAAGGGGTCAAGATGAAACACCCAAGGCCGAAGGCGACCGCAGCGCCACGCCCTTTCGTTTCAGCCGGATTTTCGGCGCCCCGCCCCCTACGCCCCCGGACGCACCCGCTGTAGATGATCCCACCGCCCCCAAGAACGGCGGAAAAACACTTATCTTAAATAATAGTCTTGATACGGAATCCATTTACTCAGCACTGCAGGAATATATGATGGATGTCCGCGTCGGCATCGGGGATGGCGCTGGCGTTGGACTTGATCCCGCTATTCAAATGATCGCCAAAATAGTCGATTCACCGGAGGTTCTCGCCGGCATTAATCCGAGGATGCTCACATTTGCTAACGAGCAGGACTATTATATCCTGCAGCCGATCCACACCATGATCTATGCCCTTAAAATAGGATTGCGCCTGCATTATCTCCGGAAACGGCTTACGGAACTGGGCCTGGCTGCGCTTCTGCAAAACTTAGGAATGTTTCTGGTGCCGGATGCCATAATTGGCAAAACGGGCAGTCTGACAGATGAGGAGATTGCCGCCATAAAAAAACATCCGGAAAACGGCCGTGATCTCCTGCTGCCCTTCCAGAAGGACTTCCCCGCCGTTGTAGAGGCGGTTTATCAGCACCACGAACGGGAGAACGGAAAAGGCTATCCGCAGGGACTAAAGGGTGAAAAGATAGGTGAATATGCACAAATAATAGGTATTTGTGACTCGTATGAGTCAATGACCCATAATCGACCCCAGAAAAAGGCGCTGCTGCAATTTACCTCCGTCAGACAATTGATTGAAGCGAAAGAGCGATTGTTTGCGCCTCGGATTCTCAAGGTTTTTCTCGACGAGATGTCGCTTTACCCGGTGGGCAGCTACGTCAAGTTAAACAACGGGGCCATTGGCCGGGTGATAAAAACCAACAAGTCGCAACCAGTAAAACCCTTGGTAAGAATTATTTTCGACGGTCTGGGCAATCGGAGCGTCGAGGAAGAACACACGGATCTGTCAACCAGCAACGTTCTTAATATTGTTGACGTGGTCGCCGAATGGGAACTGCCCAAGTAG
- a CDS encoding 4Fe-4S dicluster domain-containing protein yields MEKILTVNYEKCTGCRLCELVCSVKHEGVSNPSKSRIQVVKWEDEGRYVPMICQQCEDAPCQSVCPVGAISRDKEFGFMKVNYDVCIGCRSCVSICPFGAMNYNTMARKVFKCDLCDGDPQCARFCEVKAIEFVTADKVSSLKKREGAARQSAAGKQALAIEERA; encoded by the coding sequence ATGGAGAAAATTCTGACGGTTAATTACGAAAAATGCACCGGCTGTCGCCTCTGCGAACTCGTTTGTTCTGTTAAACATGAAGGGGTGTCCAACCCGTCAAAAAGCAGAATCCAAGTCGTGAAATGGGAGGATGAAGGCCGATATGTTCCGATGATCTGCCAGCAGTGCGAGGATGCGCCCTGTCAGAGCGTCTGTCCGGTGGGCGCCATTTCCCGGGACAAGGAATTCGGCTTTATGAAGGTCAATTACGATGTCTGTATCGGCTGTCGTTCGTGTGTCAGCATCTGTCCCTTCGGGGCGATGAATTACAATACGATGGCGCGCAAGGTTTTTAAATGCGATTTATGCGACGGCGATCCTCAGTGCGCCCGGTTTTGCGAAGTAAAAGCTATTGAGTTTGTCACGGCGGACAAGGTCAGTTCGCTCAAGAAAAGAGAGGGCGCCGCGCGTCAGTCTGCGGCGGGGAAACAAGCTCTGGCAATAGAAGAAAGAGCCTGA
- a CDS encoding aldehyde ferredoxin oxidoreductase family protein, translated as MALDRKIAYIDLSTGKSEIKPIPLEVRKKFIGGRGLDAYLLFNNAPQGCDPLGPENTLIISGGLLTATCASATSRTHIMAKSPLTGLLGSTNMGGFFSAEMAWADFHHLVITGKAEKPVYLWIHNGQIEIRDAVKLWGKSSTETQWAIREELGDQEIKSAVIGQAGENLVTYANVMTGIKNAGGRTGMGCVMGSKNLKAVAVRGTMDVKIAHPLEALEFNKKFIEQITTAKVNKTQGTLGTHFIWGATNSWGGIRTRNFQFNQMENADELEPESLDDIATETMGPYHMTGCFGCQVHCRAQYRIPSGPYAGIYNEGPEYTSFGAFGSEPDCNKAETVLTANYLVNQYGVDNLEIGSIISWAMELYELGIITSKETDGIDLRFSNADALIEMIHRICTRKGWLGNVLADGGIPASEKIGKHSFDYLIQVKGMNNLHSDERATPGLALNIATSSRGSDHLRSRPAIDLYHLPESVLRKIYSSPVPYEGPLSSDSMEYIGKPWQVFWQENCYMAVDSIGICKYHTTFLGATLPNFEDWPRAIYLNTGLELTPKDIWDAAERSNNMERLFNLREGLTRYDLVKGDMLNHRYFDEPCLRGAPDVIGIMIDRKKFDVMVDEFYGHHGWDKEGVPTQATLTRLGLEQEPTHLL; from the coding sequence ATGGCATTGGACCGGAAAATAGCATACATTGATCTCTCTACCGGTAAATCAGAGATCAAGCCCATTCCCCTGGAAGTAAGAAAGAAATTTATAGGCGGCCGGGGGTTGGACGCCTATCTGCTTTTCAATAACGCACCGCAAGGCTGTGACCCGCTTGGTCCGGAAAACACCTTAATCATCAGCGGGGGATTGCTTACAGCCACCTGCGCCTCCGCTACATCGCGAACGCACATCATGGCCAAATCCCCCCTTACCGGTCTTTTGGGGAGTACGAACATGGGGGGGTTTTTCTCCGCGGAAATGGCCTGGGCGGACTTCCACCACCTGGTCATTACCGGCAAGGCGGAGAAACCAGTCTATCTGTGGATCCACAACGGCCAGATTGAAATCCGCGACGCCGTGAAATTATGGGGCAAATCATCAACGGAGACTCAATGGGCCATCCGCGAGGAATTGGGGGATCAGGAAATAAAAAGCGCCGTCATCGGTCAGGCCGGAGAAAATCTTGTAACGTATGCCAATGTGATGACCGGAATTAAGAATGCCGGCGGACGCACCGGCATGGGATGCGTGATGGGCTCGAAAAACCTCAAGGCTGTTGCCGTCCGCGGCACAATGGATGTCAAAATCGCCCACCCGTTGGAAGCTCTGGAATTCAACAAAAAATTCATCGAGCAGATCACCACCGCCAAGGTTAACAAAACCCAGGGCACATTGGGAACGCATTTTATCTGGGGGGCCACCAATAGCTGGGGAGGCATTCGCACCAGGAACTTCCAGTTCAATCAGATGGAGAATGCTGACGAACTTGAACCGGAATCACTGGACGATATCGCGACCGAAACCATGGGGCCGTATCACATGACGGGGTGTTTCGGCTGCCAGGTGCATTGCCGCGCCCAGTACAGAATACCATCCGGCCCTTATGCCGGGATATACAATGAGGGACCCGAATATACGTCCTTCGGCGCTTTCGGCAGTGAGCCGGATTGCAACAAGGCCGAGACGGTTCTGACCGCCAACTATCTGGTGAATCAGTACGGCGTGGATAATCTGGAAATCGGCAGCATCATCTCCTGGGCGATGGAACTCTACGAATTGGGAATCATCACCAGCAAGGAAACCGACGGCATTGATCTCCGGTTCAGCAATGCGGACGCTTTAATAGAGATGATCCACCGCATTTGTACCCGCAAAGGCTGGCTGGGCAATGTTCTGGCCGATGGGGGAATCCCGGCATCCGAGAAAATCGGCAAGCATTCTTTCGATTATCTGATCCAGGTCAAAGGGATGAACAACCTCCATTCCGATGAACGAGCCACCCCCGGTCTCGCTTTGAATATAGCAACCTCGTCCCGCGGTTCCGACCATTTGCGGAGTCGGCCTGCCATCGACCTGTATCACCTTCCCGAGAGCGTGCTGCGCAAGATTTACAGCAGCCCGGTCCCCTACGAAGGCCCTCTCTCCTCCGATTCAATGGAGTATATTGGGAAACCCTGGCAGGTTTTTTGGCAGGAAAACTGCTACATGGCGGTTGATTCTATAGGAATCTGCAAATATCACACTACGTTTTTAGGGGCGACGTTGCCGAATTTCGAGGATTGGCCCCGGGCGATTTATCTCAACACGGGTCTTGAGCTGACCCCCAAGGATATTTGGGACGCTGCCGAGCGCAGCAACAATATGGAGAGGCTTTTCAATTTGCGGGAGGGGCTGACGCGCTACGATCTGGTCAAGGGCGATATGCTCAATCATCGTTATTTTGATGAGCCTTGTCTCAGAGGAGCGCCGGATGTTATCGGCATCATGATCGATCGGAAGAAGTTCGACGTTATGGTTGATGAGTTCTATGGACATCACGGCTGGGACAAAGAAGGCGTCCCGACGCAAGCAACCTTAACACGACTGGGGCTGGAGCAAGAGCCAACCCATTTGCTTTAG